In Caldalkalibacillus thermarum, one DNA window encodes the following:
- a CDS encoding MogA/MoaB family molybdenum cofactor biosynthesis protein: MSTAEHKKEAPKQVTCMVITVSDTRTEETDKSGKLMKDMLGQAGHKVALYTIVPDEPERIKAAVEEGLSHPEVQVILLNGGTGIARRDTTYETVAAMLEKEMPGFGEIFRYLSYTEDIGSAAILSRAIAGTCRNKAIFSTPGSSGAVKLAMSKIILPELGHVVRELNKDK; encoded by the coding sequence ATGAGCACAGCTGAACACAAAAAAGAAGCCCCTAAACAGGTCACTTGCATGGTCATTACGGTTTCAGACACCCGAACGGAAGAAACAGATAAAAGCGGGAAGCTGATGAAGGACATGCTGGGCCAAGCCGGGCACAAGGTTGCCCTTTATACCATTGTCCCTGATGAGCCAGAGCGAATCAAGGCGGCCGTAGAGGAAGGACTGTCTCACCCTGAGGTGCAGGTGATCCTTTTAAACGGGGGAACAGGGATTGCCAGACGGGATACCACCTACGAAACCGTTGCCGCTATGCTAGAGAAAGAAATGCCTGGGTTTGGCGAGATTTTTCGCTACTTAAGCTACACGGAGGATATCGGCTCCGCAGCCATACTCAGCCGGGCGATTGCCGGGACCTGCCGGAACAAGGCCATATTTTCCACCCCCGGATCCAGCGGGGCAGTCAAGCTGGCCATGTCCAAAATCATCTTGCCTGAACTGGGCCATGTGGTCCGGGAATTGAATAAAGACAAATAG
- a CDS encoding adaptor protein MecA: MNHDMHSSKLEQRHLVNQQTETVSHKPYYSCVYKFRDIEDVINLAHRLPLPFFNSKLIRYHNFYYLSVMYPQERMIRRYDWGESIILEYGERTNESIYRLEEYGKVILAENAIATVRDYFHILD, from the coding sequence TTGAATCATGACATGCATTCGTCCAAACTGGAACAACGGCATTTGGTGAACCAACAAACGGAGACCGTTTCACATAAACCGTACTATTCCTGCGTGTATAAATTTCGGGACATCGAAGATGTGATCAACCTGGCTCACCGTCTCCCCCTGCCTTTTTTCAACAGCAAGCTGATCCGTTATCACAACTTTTACTATCTTTCTGTGATGTACCCTCAAGAGCGCATGATCCGCCGGTACGATTGGGGTGAAAGCATTATTTTAGAATATGGCGAACGGACCAATGAATCCATATACCGTTTGGAGGAGTACGGCAAAGTGATTTTAGCCGAAAATGCCATTGCTACTGTGCGGGATTATTTTCACATCTTGGATTAG
- a CDS encoding dynamin family protein — protein sequence MSTVNLQTPLTRPGDKAVQRLMEQLEQTGDKQTVDKLESYIHKWQEQTLHIGFCGLFSAGKSTMINTLLGEPLLPSNPIPTSANVVSIRYGEPKAMIHFTSGSEQTLALDQLEKWKAYCTNGDEVEWVDIFYPHPLLAKGVTLLDTPGIDSTDPRHQQATEAALHLADVVIFVADYHYVQSEVNFSFLRRLKEQGKYLYLVINQIDKHRGSARTLGEYLSKLYSGLREWRMEVDGLLCTSLKQTDHPFNMLKQLKQLLEKMGQHKVFLLAKHFKHGLNTLLDQHRSYLLEEQSEQRQRIASQLDQLYQTLGDQGAARYQAYREALEEPKHLVQYLEEATQEILKNAIITPYVTIQLVREMIDCYQDDFKVGWLFAAKKTEQERRRRVEAFYADLTERVQAQIEWHLKDMIRKSCAQYHIDDQQLLTQLLNWELNVPREWITSLIRTGGVARDYVYVYLDELKQKIHGLYRQQMEEVAKQLKHYLEKDRATKFETQKVQIELFEAIMAAEEKLLQLDGEIQGRMEQYRQIVSAINIPHFSKEEEAAITVQLTVKAVPDGLNNTAMDHSTQEGRSPVQHDSSSSSAQTQASAPADDLSGARWPEHQFASLAACYEQGARILAQVPLLGNMVQEWREKGQRLKQRRFRIFLFGAFSAGKSSFANALLGKSILPVSPHPTTAAINYILPPTDEHPAGTFVVHMKSREQVEHEVAICLERLSLKHLDDMTLTLRQVHHIDPSSLRPSLKPYYAFLRAFAKGWETVKEDLSKVFAVGHDQYTRYVADEGLACFVRDIKGHLDSPLTRLGLEIIDTPGADSIYTRHTDVTFNFLKQADVIVYLTYYNHAFSRVDRHFLDQLGRVKEQFALDKMFFVINAADLASSEGELLEVTKHVESHLLQSGIRFPRLYPLSSLRALEGRDAGFERFKEAFLSFLQHELAEGVKTQVEADLKHGLHVLKELKTEVERTEQTKEEKMKVLHRLGDKWSGRLAKATYESCLVELRKEIAEQLYYVNQRLFFNFKRHVDDAFHPGVLSEPAGIKQKLEQCLDELLFSLSCQVKDELKAVTLRIENVTIRLLERERDQWLARLKQDGLIVNLERPEHDFTSPSVPEELVGLDKKRLTQVFKHFKKPKQFFEQGGKEKLREELETALKEVVACHLEQVKTLFNAHYEQQWQQAEQGLTTRLENALQFVIKGRLAAINGELTPTQMEALLQEYHILLGEAVLGLNLP from the coding sequence ATGAGCACCGTCAACCTTCAGACACCGCTGACTAGACCGGGTGACAAAGCAGTACAGCGTTTAATGGAGCAATTAGAGCAGACAGGAGACAAGCAAACGGTTGACAAATTGGAAAGTTATATTCATAAGTGGCAGGAGCAAACCCTGCACATTGGCTTTTGCGGGCTGTTTTCCGCAGGGAAATCGACCATGATCAATACCTTGCTGGGAGAACCGTTACTCCCGTCCAACCCTATCCCCACCAGTGCCAACGTGGTCTCCATTCGTTACGGGGAACCCAAAGCGATGATCCATTTCACTTCAGGCTCCGAGCAGACCTTGGCTCTTGACCAATTGGAGAAGTGGAAAGCCTATTGCACAAACGGCGATGAAGTAGAGTGGGTAGACATCTTTTATCCCCACCCCTTATTGGCAAAAGGGGTGACCTTGCTGGATACCCCAGGAATAGATTCAACAGACCCCAGACACCAGCAGGCAACAGAAGCAGCGCTGCATTTGGCCGATGTGGTCATTTTTGTTGCCGATTATCACTATGTGCAGTCTGAGGTCAATTTCTCTTTTCTCAGACGTTTAAAAGAACAAGGAAAATACCTGTATCTGGTGATCAATCAAATTGACAAACACCGGGGTAGCGCCAGAACCCTTGGTGAATATCTGTCTAAGCTGTACAGCGGTTTAAGGGAATGGCGAATGGAGGTTGACGGTCTGTTGTGCACTTCATTGAAACAGACTGATCACCCGTTCAACATGCTGAAGCAGCTAAAGCAATTACTGGAAAAGATGGGTCAGCATAAAGTATTTTTGCTGGCCAAGCATTTTAAACACGGCTTGAACACATTGTTGGACCAACATCGAAGCTACTTGCTGGAAGAGCAAAGCGAACAACGGCAACGGATTGCCAGTCAGCTCGATCAACTCTATCAAACACTTGGAGATCAGGGGGCTGCCCGGTATCAAGCATACCGGGAGGCGCTGGAGGAACCTAAACACCTTGTCCAGTATTTAGAAGAAGCAACACAGGAGATTTTGAAAAATGCCATCATCACGCCCTATGTGACCATCCAGCTGGTCCGGGAGATGATTGACTGTTACCAGGATGATTTCAAAGTAGGCTGGCTGTTTGCAGCCAAAAAAACAGAACAGGAACGCCGGCGGCGGGTTGAGGCCTTTTATGCCGACTTGACAGAACGGGTGCAAGCACAGATTGAGTGGCACCTGAAAGATATGATCCGGAAAAGTTGTGCTCAATATCACATTGACGACCAGCAACTGCTAACCCAGCTCTTAAACTGGGAGCTCAATGTGCCCCGGGAATGGATCACAAGCCTGATTCGCACCGGTGGTGTAGCCCGGGATTACGTTTATGTCTACCTGGATGAGTTGAAGCAAAAGATTCACGGGCTGTACCGGCAGCAGATGGAAGAGGTGGCCAAGCAACTCAAACACTACCTGGAAAAGGACAGAGCAACCAAATTTGAGACACAAAAAGTGCAGATAGAACTGTTTGAAGCCATCATGGCCGCCGAGGAAAAACTGTTACAGCTTGATGGGGAAATACAGGGACGCATGGAGCAATACAGGCAAATCGTCTCTGCCATCAATATTCCACATTTTTCAAAAGAAGAGGAAGCGGCCATTACTGTGCAATTAACGGTTAAAGCTGTCCCTGATGGGCTCAACAACACGGCCATGGACCATTCAACGCAAGAGGGCAGATCTCCTGTGCAGCACGATTCTTCCAGCTCTTCCGCTCAGACACAGGCATCCGCTCCGGCTGACGACCTCTCCGGAGCCCGGTGGCCGGAACATCAATTTGCCTCCCTGGCTGCCTGCTATGAACAGGGAGCAAGGATATTGGCTCAAGTGCCCCTTCTGGGCAACATGGTACAGGAATGGCGGGAAAAAGGGCAGCGCCTGAAACAACGGCGGTTTCGCATCTTTTTGTTTGGAGCTTTCAGTGCGGGCAAATCCTCCTTTGCCAATGCCCTGCTGGGAAAATCTATTTTACCTGTTTCCCCCCATCCTACTACGGCCGCGATTAACTACATTTTGCCCCCCACTGATGAACATCCGGCGGGTACATTTGTGGTGCACATGAAATCAAGAGAGCAAGTTGAGCACGAGGTGGCCATCTGCCTGGAGCGTCTCTCTTTAAAACATCTGGACGACATGACTTTGACGCTGAGACAGGTGCACCACATTGATCCGTCTTCCTTGCGGCCATCGCTCAAACCCTATTACGCTTTTCTCAGGGCTTTTGCCAAAGGCTGGGAAACAGTGAAAGAAGACTTGTCCAAGGTTTTTGCCGTCGGTCACGACCAGTATACCCGTTACGTGGCCGATGAAGGGCTCGCTTGTTTTGTACGGGACATTAAGGGGCACCTTGATTCCCCCTTAACCCGCCTGGGACTCGAGATTATTGATACCCCTGGGGCCGATTCCATTTACACCCGTCATACTGACGTCACGTTTAACTTTCTCAAACAGGCGGATGTGATCGTCTATCTGACCTACTACAACCATGCCTTCAGCCGTGTTGACCGTCACTTTCTGGATCAATTGGGCCGGGTCAAGGAGCAGTTTGCTTTGGATAAAATGTTTTTTGTTATCAATGCGGCTGATTTGGCCTCCTCAGAAGGGGAGCTTTTAGAAGTGACGAAGCATGTGGAAAGTCATTTGCTCCAGTCGGGCATCCGTTTTCCGCGGCTTTATCCGCTCTCCAGCCTCCGGGCATTAGAAGGAAGGGATGCTGGATTTGAGCGCTTCAAAGAGGCTTTTCTTTCCTTCCTTCAACATGAACTGGCAGAAGGCGTCAAAACACAGGTTGAGGCAGATCTGAAACATGGTCTCCATGTGCTCAAAGAGTTAAAAACAGAGGTGGAACGGACGGAGCAGACAAAAGAGGAGAAGATGAAGGTTTTGCACCGCTTGGGTGACAAATGGAGCGGGCGGCTGGCCAAGGCCACGTATGAATCATGCCTGGTGGAACTGCGCAAGGAGATTGCCGAACAGCTGTACTATGTGAATCAGCGTCTCTTTTTCAACTTTAAACGGCATGTGGATGACGCCTTCCATCCCGGAGTTTTATCCGAACCAGCCGGAATCAAACAAAAGCTGGAACAGTGTCTGGATGAACTGTTGTTTTCCTTGTCCTGCCAAGTGAAAGATGAGCTGAAAGCTGTCACCTTGCGGATAGAAAACGTAACGATCAGACTGCTGGAGCGGGAGCGTGACCAGTGGTTGGCCCGTCTGAAGCAGGACGGACTAATCGTTAACCTGGAACGTCCGGAACATGACTTCACTTCCCCATCTGTTCCGGAGGAGTTAGTTGGATTGGACAAAAAACGTTTGACACAGGTCTTTAAACATTTTAAGAAGCCCAAGCAGTTCTTTGAGCAGGGTGGAAAAGAAAAGCTGCGTGAAGAGCTGGAAACTGCCTTAAAAGAGGTGGTGGCCTGCCATCTGGAACAGGTTAAAACCCTATTTAACGCCCATTATGAACAGCAGTGGCAACAAGCTGAGCAAGGATTAACCACCCGTTTGGAAAATGCTTTGCAGTTTGTCATTAAAGGGCGCTTGGCAGCTATCAACGGGGAATTGACGCCCACACAAATGGAAGCGCTGCTTCAGGAGTACCACATCCTGTTAGGTGAAGCGGTGCTTGGGCTTAACTTACCTTGA
- a CDS encoding MBL fold metallo-hydrolase: MLKLYQHKDLIQGQLFLKYFSLSVSFYLIDGLLIDTGAPVYKQTLKNYFKGQKIEQVVLTHHHEDHSGCAGWLARAKQVPVYMHPETKRILQAPPSIPMYRKLVWGQMEAVEGQEIGDRLETEHFTFKVIHTPGHCQDHISLLESNRGILFSGDLFVSTVIKYSLRDESIKQMLDSINTLLTYDFEEVYCAHAGRVENGYEAFRQKKAYLEELIEAVLHYYKQGLETHEIKEKLFPKPDWNHYLTMGEFSSYNVVKHIIEEFGSTLKVS, translated from the coding sequence ATGTTAAAACTTTATCAACATAAAGACCTGATTCAGGGTCAGCTATTCCTGAAGTATTTCTCCCTTTCGGTTTCTTTTTACTTGATTGATGGTTTGCTGATCGATACAGGTGCACCAGTATATAAACAGACATTAAAAAACTATTTCAAAGGGCAAAAAATCGAACAAGTGGTGTTAACCCATCACCACGAAGACCATTCCGGCTGTGCAGGATGGCTTGCACGGGCCAAACAAGTCCCGGTCTACATGCACCCTGAAACCAAACGAATTTTACAAGCCCCTCCTTCCATCCCCATGTACCGCAAGCTGGTTTGGGGACAAATGGAGGCCGTGGAGGGGCAGGAAATTGGCGACAGACTCGAAACAGAGCACTTTACCTTTAAAGTGATTCATACACCAGGTCACTGCCAGGATCACATCAGCTTGCTGGAGTCCAACCGGGGCATTTTATTCAGCGGTGACCTGTTCGTCTCCACAGTGATCAAGTACAGCTTGCGCGATGAGTCGATCAAACAGATGCTGGATTCCATCAATACCCTGTTAACCTACGATTTTGAAGAGGTGTACTGCGCCCATGCCGGACGGGTCGAAAACGGTTACGAGGCATTCCGGCAGAAGAAAGCCTATCTGGAGGAACTGATTGAAGCAGTGCTCCACTATTACAAACAAGGCTTGGAAACACATGAAATCAAGGAAAAACTCTTCCCCAAACCAGACTGGAACCATTATTTGACGATGGGTGAGTTTTCATCATACAACGTTGTCAAGCATATTATTGAGGAATTCGGTTCCACGCTCAAGGTAAGTTAA
- the pepF gene encoding oligoendopeptidase F has translation MSEQQKTAGQLPKRSELDPKYKWDLTKIFKSDEEWEEAFQEVKSLLPSIKEYEGRLMESADTLLEALQLREEIGKKLGKVYIYAHLKKDEDTTNSKYVAFENRAASLHVEVASAVSYFSPEILRADESTVRSYLRENDALQVYEHYLDQLLRQKEHTLSTKEEAILAQVGELASAPNDIFTMINNADMKFPTITDENGEEKELTHGRYIQFLESKDRRVRQDAFKAMYDTFKKQRNTLAATLNANVKKDVFYARVRKYRSSLEASLDRDNVPVRVYENLIAAIQEALPVFQRYMKLRKKALGLDELHMYDLYVPLVQDVEMKYTYEEAKQLVRDSLQPLGEEYLAVVDEGFNSGWIDVYENVGKRSGAYSSGTYGTPPYILLNYQENLDNVFTLTHEMGHSVHSYFSCKEQPYIYSDYTIFVAEVASTLNEALLTHYLLQNTNDPKQRMYILNHYLESFRGTVFRQTMFAEFEKLIHEKVEEGEALTADRLSELYYDLNLTYFGEDVVVDQDIAMEWARIPHFYYNFYVYKYATGFAAATALSQQILNEGKPAVDRYLSFLKSGGSDYPIELLKKAGVDMTSPEPVRQALRVFERTLTEMEELFGKHQ, from the coding sequence ATGTCTGAACAACAAAAAACGGCCGGACAGCTGCCCAAGCGCTCGGAACTGGATCCAAAGTATAAGTGGGATTTAACCAAAATTTTCAAATCAGATGAAGAGTGGGAGGAAGCCTTCCAAGAAGTGAAAAGTCTCCTCCCCAGCATCAAAGAGTATGAGGGGAGGTTGATGGAATCAGCTGACACCCTTTTGGAAGCGTTGCAGTTGAGGGAAGAGATCGGCAAAAAATTAGGTAAGGTGTATATCTATGCCCACCTGAAAAAGGACGAGGACACCACCAACTCTAAATATGTCGCTTTTGAAAACAGGGCGGCCAGCCTGCATGTGGAGGTTGCCAGCGCTGTGTCCTACTTTTCACCGGAAATCCTTCGCGCCGATGAATCTACCGTCCGTTCCTACCTCCGGGAAAATGATGCCTTACAAGTTTATGAACACTATCTGGATCAGCTTTTGCGCCAAAAAGAGCATACCTTGTCAACCAAAGAAGAAGCGATCCTGGCCCAAGTCGGGGAGTTGGCCAGCGCTCCCAATGATATTTTTACCATGATCAATAATGCCGATATGAAGTTCCCCACCATTACCGACGAGAATGGAGAGGAAAAGGAGCTGACCCACGGCCGCTACATCCAGTTTCTGGAGAGTAAGGACCGCCGGGTGCGCCAGGATGCTTTCAAAGCCATGTATGATACTTTTAAAAAGCAAAGAAACACCCTGGCGGCCACTCTGAATGCCAATGTGAAAAAAGATGTCTTTTATGCCCGGGTGCGCAAATATCGTTCGTCTTTAGAAGCCTCTTTGGACAGGGACAATGTACCCGTCCGGGTCTACGAGAACCTGATCGCTGCCATTCAAGAAGCACTGCCCGTTTTCCAGCGCTATATGAAACTGCGCAAGAAGGCACTGGGACTTGATGAGCTGCATATGTATGATCTTTATGTCCCGCTTGTACAGGATGTGGAGATGAAGTATACATACGAAGAGGCCAAGCAGCTGGTCCGCGATTCCCTTCAGCCGCTGGGTGAGGAGTACCTGGCCGTTGTGGATGAGGGATTTAACAGCGGTTGGATTGATGTCTATGAAAATGTGGGCAAACGCAGTGGCGCTTACTCCAGCGGCACTTATGGCACACCACCGTACATTTTGCTCAACTACCAGGAAAATCTGGATAACGTGTTTACCTTAACCCATGAGATGGGCCATTCGGTGCACAGCTACTTTTCATGCAAGGAACAGCCTTATATTTACTCAGATTACACCATTTTTGTGGCTGAAGTGGCTTCCACCCTGAATGAAGCGCTGTTGACCCATTATCTGTTACAGAACACGAATGATCCTAAGCAGCGTATGTATATTTTGAATCATTATCTGGAAAGCTTCCGGGGCACCGTTTTCCGGCAGACCATGTTTGCAGAATTTGAGAAACTGATTCACGAAAAGGTGGAGGAAGGGGAAGCGTTGACAGCCGACCGTCTCAGTGAACTATACTATGATTTGAATCTGACCTACTTCGGTGAAGATGTGGTCGTTGATCAGGATATTGCTATGGAGTGGGCCCGTATTCCCCATTTCTACTACAATTTCTATGTGTACAAATACGCTACGGGATTCGCCGCGGCCACTGCTTTAAGCCAGCAGATTTTAAACGAAGGCAAGCCTGCTGTTGACCGCTACCTTTCGTTCCTTAAGAGCGGAGGGTCTGACTATCCCATTGAGCTGTTGAAAAAAGCTGGAGTAGATATGACCTCTCCAGAGCCGGTCCGCCAAGCTTTGCGCGTCTTTGAACGGACTTTAACGGAGATGGAGGAGTTGTTTGGAAAGCATCAATAG
- a CDS encoding globin domain-containing protein produces MRPVLKESLYYRFGGEKTLRQLVEIFYDKVARHPDLAPIFPDDFTLTKEKQFKFLSQFFGGPDLYTRAYGHPMLRARHLRFPITPTRARAWLACMQETLDELGLEDRIKQEMMMRFTYTAQHMINTPDEKD; encoded by the coding sequence GTGAGACCAGTATTGAAAGAGAGCTTGTACTACCGTTTTGGTGGAGAAAAGACGTTAAGGCAATTGGTCGAGATTTTCTACGATAAAGTGGCCCGCCATCCCGATCTGGCCCCCATTTTTCCTGATGACTTTACCCTGACCAAAGAGAAACAGTTCAAGTTTTTAAGCCAATTTTTCGGGGGTCCGGACCTTTATACCCGGGCCTACGGGCATCCCATGCTAAGAGCCCGGCACCTGCGCTTTCCCATCACCCCCACTCGGGCCAGGGCCTGGCTGGCCTGCATGCAGGAGACACTGGACGAGCTTGGCCTGGAGGATCGTATCAAACAGGAGATGATGATGCGTTTCACCTATACGGCCCAACATATGATTAATACCCCGGATGAAAAAGATTAA
- a CDS encoding GTP pyrophosphokinase, translating to MPINWEKELIPFHQAVEELKIKFKGIREEYLSMGIHSPIELVMGRVKPVPSILQKAARKNIPEDQILKRMKDIAGIRIICQFVDDIYSVVKLIKQRNDLKVLGEKDYVREQKESGYRSYHIVIEYPIHTVSGPRNILVEIQIRTLSMNFWATIEHSLNYKYGGEIPTHIQKRLQRAAEASFLLDEEMSKIKDEIQEAQKAFAKKNTRNR from the coding sequence ATGCCAATCAACTGGGAAAAGGAACTGATCCCCTTTCATCAAGCGGTGGAAGAGCTGAAGATTAAATTTAAAGGTATTCGCGAAGAATATTTAAGCATGGGTATTCATTCACCTATTGAACTAGTCATGGGACGGGTGAAACCGGTGCCTAGCATATTGCAAAAAGCAGCCAGAAAAAATATTCCTGAAGATCAGATTTTAAAACGCATGAAAGATATTGCCGGTATCCGCATCATTTGCCAGTTTGTGGATGACATCTATTCAGTCGTCAAGTTAATCAAGCAACGTAATGATCTCAAAGTGTTAGGGGAAAAAGATTATGTACGCGAGCAAAAGGAGAGTGGCTACCGCAGTTATCACATTGTCATTGAGTATCCGATCCATACAGTGTCCGGCCCGCGCAATATTTTGGTGGAAATTCAAATCCGTACGCTGAGCATGAACTTCTGGGCCACTATTGAACATTCGCTTAATTACAAGTATGGGGGAGAAATTCCCACGCACATTCAGAAACGTCTGCAAAGGGCAGCCGAAGCGTCCTTTTTGCTGGATGAGGAAATGTCCAAAATCAAGGATGAAATTCAAGAAGCACAAAAAGCATTTGCCAAAAAAAACACCAGAAACAGGTGA
- a CDS encoding NAD kinase: MKFAIISRGDELSNRLKEELASQLIQSQCVEDQRNPTLVISVGGDGTMLEAFHRYVHHLSRVAFVGVHTGRLGFYADWRPEELKELVGFITRVSIDGEANMKLVAYPLLEVLVVHEEGHHSRHLALNECTLKTTEGSLVMNLEVNEDHFETFRGDGLCISTPSGSTAYNKSLGGAIVHPSLASIQITEMASINNRVYRTIGSPLILPAHHTCVLRPQNDVAYHVTIDHLTLIEKNVEHIRLKVAKERIRFARFRPFPFWKRVRESFID; encoded by the coding sequence ATGAAGTTTGCCATCATATCCCGCGGAGATGAACTGTCTAACCGTTTAAAAGAGGAATTGGCCTCCCAGCTAATCCAATCCCAATGTGTGGAAGACCAACGAAACCCCACGCTGGTGATCAGTGTAGGGGGAGACGGTACAATGTTGGAGGCATTTCACCGCTATGTGCATCATTTGTCCAGAGTGGCCTTTGTGGGCGTCCACACAGGGCGCCTCGGTTTTTATGCCGACTGGCGGCCGGAAGAACTTAAGGAACTGGTGGGCTTCATCACCAGAGTGTCCATCGACGGGGAAGCAAACATGAAGCTTGTCGCTTATCCCTTATTAGAAGTGCTCGTTGTGCATGAAGAGGGGCATCACTCCAGACATCTTGCCTTAAATGAATGTACGCTGAAAACAACAGAGGGGTCTTTAGTGATGAATCTGGAAGTGAATGAAGATCATTTTGAAACATTTCGCGGGGATGGGCTGTGTATTTCCACTCCTTCCGGAAGCACAGCCTACAATAAAAGCCTAGGTGGGGCCATTGTCCATCCTTCCTTGGCTTCTATTCAGATTACGGAGATGGCCTCCATAAATAACCGGGTGTACCGCACCATTGGTTCACCTCTTATTTTACCGGCTCATCACACCTGTGTGTTAAGACCGCAAAATGATGTGGCTTATCATGTGACCATTGACCACCTCACCTTGATCGAGAAAAATGTGGAGCATATCCGGCTCAAGGTGGCCAAAGAACGGATCCGCTTTGCCCGCTTTCGTCCCTTCCCATTTTGGAAGCGTGTGCGGGAGTCATTCATTGATTAG
- a CDS encoding RluA family pseudouridine synthase has protein sequence MTPTERAYTLTLTVQEGQEGRLAAFLREQHHFSRRLLNKLKREGTVQVNGQTAFFHTQLKTGDKVAVCFPVEKPNPELKPQPMVLVHQQLDVSRQHHGLTRRYYAWVHGVVEKDDGEIVAPIGLEEGSIIKRRVRRDGQPARTRFRVIRRYADYTWLELTLDTGRTHQIRVHCQHMGHPLLGDDLYGGSRHLIQRQALHACALAFVHPRHKKVCSFSAPLPEDLKRLAAG, from the coding sequence ATGACACCAACAGAGAGGGCCTATACGCTGACCCTGACCGTCCAGGAAGGACAAGAGGGGAGGCTGGCGGCGTTTTTGCGTGAACAGCACCACTTTTCCCGGCGCTTGTTAAACAAGTTGAAGCGGGAAGGCACGGTGCAGGTCAACGGTCAAACCGCCTTTTTCCATACTCAGCTGAAAACAGGGGACAAAGTGGCGGTTTGCTTTCCAGTGGAAAAACCCAATCCAGAGCTTAAGCCGCAGCCGATGGTACTTGTCCATCAACAACTGGATGTCAGCCGGCAGCACCACGGCCTTACCCGGCGGTATTATGCCTGGGTGCACGGGGTGGTGGAGAAGGATGATGGAGAGATTGTAGCGCCGATCGGCCTGGAAGAGGGCTCCATTATTAAGCGGCGGGTGAGAAGAGACGGCCAGCCAGCCCGTACCCGCTTTCGGGTGATCCGTCGTTATGCTGACTATACGTGGCTGGAATTAACCTTGGATACGGGCCGCACCCATCAGATCCGGGTCCACTGCCAGCATATGGGGCATCCCCTCCTGGGAGACGATTTGTATGGCGGGTCACGGCACCTGATTCAGCGTCAGGCCCTGCATGCCTGTGCACTGGCCTTTGTTCACCCGCGCCATAAAAAAGTGTGCTCGTTCAGTGCACCTTTACCTGAAGATCTAAAGCGGCTGGCAGCGGGCTAA
- the prpE gene encoding bis(5'-nucleosyl)-tetraphosphatase PrpE, which produces MYDIIGDVHGCYRELLTLLGRLGYREQNGLYSHRQGRKIVFVGDITDRGPQSINTLRFVIRHVEAGQALYVPGNHCDKLYRFFLGRNVQITHGLETTVEEYHRLQVDEKKWVKTRFIRLVENAPLYLVLDGGRLIVSHAGIRQDMIGKHNKAVKTFCLYGDITGEKDSDGFPVRRDWAKHYTGEAWIVYGHTPVKKPRFVNHTVNIDTGCVFGGHLTGLRYPELTFEMVPSSLPFVPEKFRLD; this is translated from the coding sequence ATGTACGATATTATTGGAGATGTGCACGGATGCTACCGCGAATTGCTCACCCTGCTCGGCCGGCTGGGTTACCGCGAGCAGAATGGCTTGTACTCTCACCGCCAAGGGCGGAAGATCGTCTTTGTGGGCGATATTACCGACCGGGGGCCCCAATCCATTAACACGCTGCGGTTCGTGATCCGCCACGTCGAAGCCGGCCAGGCCCTGTACGTTCCCGGTAACCACTGTGACAAACTATACCGTTTTTTCCTGGGGCGCAATGTTCAAATCACTCACGGCTTGGAAACGACGGTAGAGGAGTATCACCGTCTTCAAGTTGATGAAAAAAAGTGGGTGAAAACCCGATTCATCCGCCTGGTGGAAAACGCCCCCTTGTATTTGGTGCTGGATGGCGGGCGCTTGATTGTGAGTCATGCCGGTATTCGTCAAGATATGATCGGCAAACATAATAAAGCAGTTAAAACTTTTTGCCTGTACGGAGATATTACCGGGGAAAAGGACAGTGACGGCTTCCCTGTCCGCCGGGACTGGGCTAAGCATTATACTGGTGAGGCTTGGATTGTGTATGGCCATACCCCGGTCAAAAAGCCCCGTTTCGTCAACCACACCGTCAACATTGATACCGGCTGTGTGTTTGGGGGCCATTTAACCGGACTGCGCTATCCTGAATTGACATTTGAAATGGTGCCCTCCTCCCTGCCCTTTGTCCCCGAGAAATTCCGCCTTGATTAG